In Methanococcoides sp. AM1, one genomic interval encodes:
- a CDS encoding response regulator — MTQTKILVVEDEKIVALGIKKMLKNMGYLVPSIASSGKEAISKAEITFPDLVLMDIMLKGDMDGVEAAEQIRQLFDVPVVYLTAYSDEKILARAKRTKPYGYIIKPFEENSLHATIELALHNYRVEKGLEET, encoded by the coding sequence ATGACTCAAACTAAGATCCTGGTCGTAGAAGATGAAAAAATTGTTGCCTTAGGTATCAAGAAGATGCTGAAGAATATGGGATACCTTGTCCCCAGCATCGCATCTTCCGGAAAAGAAGCCATCAGTAAAGCAGAGATCACATTTCCGGATCTTGTTTTGATGGACATAATGTTAAAAGGAGATATGGATGGTGTCGAAGCTGCTGAACAGATCCGACAGCTTTTCGATGTTCCCGTAGTCTACCTTACAGCATATTCCGATGAAAAGATACTGGCCCGAGCTAAAAGGACAAAACCTTATGGCTATATTATCAAGCCTTTCGAAGAAAACAGCCTCCATGCCACCATAGAGCTTGCACTCCACAATTATAGAGTGGAAAAAGGACTTGAAGAAACTTGA
- a CDS encoding GTP-dependent dephospho-CoA kinase family protein, with protein MGLQILLPESLRHLFREPFGILYEGAGGDAVRSSVKDLGNPTKLISVGDVTTFHLLESNIIPDVLIVDDRTKRAPASSQVVDGTKHQGFTEISVDNPAGVISEELISVIGDAVVSDQNVRIFVKGEEDLAALPAMMMAPIGSVIMYGQPDKGVMLVRVTESKKAEIKDLFDKILEKQDHKEQFNNVRRKLNGY; from the coding sequence TTGGGTTTACAGATCCTTTTACCGGAGAGTCTTCGTCATCTTTTTCGGGAACCTTTTGGTATCCTGTATGAAGGTGCTGGCGGTGATGCCGTCAGAAGCTCGGTAAAGGATCTCGGGAATCCCACAAAACTTATATCTGTGGGTGATGTTACTACTTTCCACTTGCTCGAATCAAACATCATTCCAGATGTACTGATCGTGGACGACAGGACGAAAAGAGCACCGGCTTCCTCACAGGTCGTCGATGGTACGAAACATCAGGGATTTACTGAAATTTCAGTTGATAATCCTGCTGGTGTTATCTCCGAAGAATTGATCTCTGTGATAGGCGATGCAGTAGTGTCCGATCAGAATGTCCGGATATTCGTAAAAGGCGAAGAGGATCTTGCCGCTTTACCTGCGATGATGATGGCACCTATAGGTTCGGTTATCATGTATGGGCAACCGGATAAAGGTGTAATGCTTGTAAGGGTCACAGAATCCAAAAAAGCAGAAATAAAAGATCTATTTGATAAAATTCTTGAAAAACAAGATCATAAAGAACAGTTCAATAATGTGCGGAGGAAATTAAATGGATATTAA
- a CDS encoding mechanosensitive ion channel family protein: MTYFDLLSALIILIVGIVLAKLLAGIFKNGLKKTELPELVAEFLSRFVLALLYVAVILATVSALGPDISSIVVGLSAVIGLVLGFGMQDTLTNLAAGIWLATLRPFDKGEYVSVTGYSGSVSDVGFMATELLTPDNKVITIPNKVIWGSAIENATRMPTRRVDVNVGISYDTKLDQAIQVAMDLMKNNSMVLADPAPAVVTTELADSSVNLQLRAWANTSDYWGVKGDLTNGILNAYKEAGIEIPYPQLDIHMNKE; the protein is encoded by the coding sequence ATGACATATTTTGATCTACTGTCAGCACTGATAATACTTATTGTAGGAATTGTTCTGGCAAAGTTATTGGCAGGTATTTTTAAAAACGGATTGAAAAAAACAGAACTTCCTGAACTTGTCGCAGAATTCCTGTCCAGGTTCGTTCTGGCACTATTATATGTTGCAGTCATACTTGCAACGGTATCAGCACTTGGTCCTGACATTAGCTCAATAGTAGTCGGCCTTTCAGCAGTCATAGGTTTAGTACTTGGCTTCGGAATGCAGGACACACTGACAAATCTTGCAGCAGGCATATGGCTCGCCACACTGAGACCATTCGACAAAGGAGAATATGTATCAGTGACCGGCTACTCAGGAAGTGTGAGTGATGTTGGTTTTATGGCAACAGAATTACTTACGCCAGATAACAAGGTCATCACCATTCCTAACAAGGTGATCTGGGGAAGTGCTATCGAAAATGCAACGAGGATGCCTACCAGAAGAGTTGATGTTAACGTTGGTATCAGCTACGATACAAAACTTGACCAAGCCATACAGGTTGCTATGGACCTTATGAAGAACAACTCAATGGTCCTTGCTGATCCAGCACCTGCAGTTGTAACTACCGAGCTTGCAGATTCATCCGTAAATCTCCAGCTTCGTGCATGGGCAAATACTTCGGATTACTGGGGAGTCAAAGGTGACCTTACCAACGGAATCCTGAACGCATACAAGGAAGCAGGCATCGAGATACCATATCCGCAACTGGATATCCATATGAACAAAGAATGA
- a CDS encoding translation initiation factor IF-2 subunit gamma, with the protein MSQPCVNIGMVGHVDHGKTTLVSALSGVWTDTHSEELKRGISIRLGYADTTFRKCPTCPEPQCYTVAKKCEHCGEKTEDMRTVSFVDSPGHETLMATMLSGAAIMDGAILVIAANEECPQPQTKEHLMALNIIGIENIVIVQNKIDLVPKEKVIEHYHQIKEFVKGTVAENAPVVPISAQQNINIDVLIDAMNEMIPTPVQKLDKPAHMLIARSFDINKPGSSIDKIAGGVIGGTLTAGSLHPGDELEIRPGRKVESENAIHWEPIFTTINMIAAGSDKVEEATPGGLLALGTGLDPSITKSDSLTGQVAGAPDTLPPTHDSFTLDLKLLERVVGISDDEPIEIGKIKTSEPLMLNVGTATTVGIVTSARENVAETKLKRPVCAEVGSMVAISRRVGSRWRLIGVGVIKA; encoded by the coding sequence TTGAGTCAGCCTTGTGTTAATATTGGCATGGTAGGTCATGTCGATCATGGGAAAACGACGCTTGTAAGCGCGTTATCTGGAGTATGGACCGATACTCATAGTGAAGAGTTGAAGCGTGGTATTTCGATCAGGTTAGGGTATGCGGATACTACCTTCAGGAAATGTCCAACTTGCCCCGAACCCCAGTGCTATACTGTAGCCAAGAAATGTGAACACTGTGGTGAAAAGACCGAGGATATGAGGACCGTATCTTTTGTGGATTCCCCTGGTCACGAGACATTGATGGCCACAATGCTTTCAGGTGCTGCTATCATGGATGGTGCTATCCTTGTGATCGCTGCGAACGAGGAATGCCCGCAGCCACAGACAAAAGAGCATCTTATGGCCTTGAATATCATTGGTATCGAGAACATTGTTATCGTCCAGAACAAGATCGACCTTGTTCCAAAGGAGAAGGTCATCGAGCATTATCATCAGATCAAGGAGTTCGTAAAGGGAACAGTCGCTGAGAATGCACCTGTTGTTCCTATCTCTGCACAGCAGAACATCAATATCGATGTGCTGATCGATGCAATGAACGAAATGATCCCAACGCCTGTGCAGAAACTTGACAAGCCTGCACACATGCTTATTGCAAGGTCCTTTGACATCAACAAGCCTGGATCATCTATCGATAAGATCGCAGGTGGGGTCATCGGTGGAACGCTTACAGCTGGTTCTTTGCATCCGGGTGATGAGCTTGAGATCCGTCCGGGACGCAAGGTGGAAAGCGAGAATGCTATTCACTGGGAGCCTATATTTACTACTATCAATATGATCGCTGCAGGAAGCGACAAGGTAGAAGAGGCAACTCCGGGAGGACTGCTTGCATTAGGTACAGGACTTGACCCAAGTATCACAAAGAGTGATTCACTCACAGGTCAGGTTGCAGGTGCACCTGATACATTACCTCCTACCCATGATTCATTCACTCTGGACCTTAAGCTTCTTGAACGTGTGGTTGGTATTTCAGATGATGAACCGATCGAGATCGGTAAGATCAAGACCAGTGAACCACTGATGCTCAATGTTGGAACTGCTACTACTGTTGGTATTGTAACAAGTGCCAGGGAAAATGTTGCTGAGACCAAGCTCAAGAGGCCGGTCTGTGCTGAAGTTGGCTCTATGGTTGCTATCAGCAGGCGTGTTGGTTCCCGTTGGAGGCTAATAGGCGTGGGAGTCATTAAGGCTTGA
- the spt4 gene encoding transcription elongation factor subunit Spt4 yields MVDQVCRECHRLVTGQTCPVCGSSNLSADWSGLVIIVDPQRSKIAEMIGVTVADKYALKVR; encoded by the coding sequence ATGGTAGATCAGGTATGTCGTGAATGTCACAGGTTGGTAACAGGTCAGACCTGTCCTGTCTGTGGTTCAAGCAATTTGAGCGCTGACTGGAGCGGACTTGTTATTATCGTGGATCCTCAGCGATCTAAGATCGCAGAGATGATCGGCGTGACAGTTGCCGACAAATATGCTTTGAAGGTGCGGTAA
- a CDS encoding CDGSH iron-sulfur domain-containing protein — protein sequence MTENNPSIQPSTNGPYLVKDLKNLKNSKGDTFEPQPMAALCRCGQSSNKPFCDGTHLKVGFSGEKSEDRQPDMVDDYVGEKITIHDNRGVCSHRGYCTDNLPTVFRMKQEPWIDPDGASVEDIIRVIEMCPSGALSYTKDGVLHKELDREPGVTVTKDGPHDVVGGIELDDPDGNTPESKEHYTLCRCGASKNKPFCSGEHWYVEFKDEKN from the coding sequence ATGACAGAAAATAACCCAAGCATCCAGCCATCAACGAATGGGCCATACCTAGTAAAGGATCTTAAAAACCTGAAGAACTCAAAGGGAGATACTTTTGAACCACAGCCTATGGCAGCCCTCTGTCGCTGTGGACAATCGTCAAACAAACCATTCTGTGACGGCACACATTTGAAAGTAGGTTTTTCAGGTGAAAAATCTGAGGACAGGCAGCCTGACATGGTGGACGATTATGTTGGAGAGAAAATTACTATCCACGACAACAGGGGCGTGTGCTCCCACAGAGGATATTGTACAGATAATCTCCCAACCGTTTTCAGGATGAAGCAGGAACCATGGATCGACCCCGATGGAGCCAGTGTGGAAGACATAATTAGGGTTATCGAGATGTGCCCATCCGGGGCTCTGAGCTACACGAAGGACGGCGTGCTGCACAAGGAACTTGACAGGGAACCGGGAGTCACTGTTACAAAAGATGGACCACATGACGTAGTCGGCGGGATCGAACTTGACGATCCTGATGGAAACACCCCCGAATCTAAGGAACACTACACCCTCTGCAGGTGCGGTGCTTCAAAGAACAAGCCGTTCTGTAGCGGCGAGCACTGGTATGTAGAGTTCAAGGATGAGAAGAACTGA
- a CDS encoding 30S ribosomal protein S27ae codes for MAVKDYYKVTGDSIERLRQFCPRCGDGVYLADHKDRLTCGKCGYTEFKK; via the coding sequence ATGGCAGTTAAAGACTACTACAAAGTTACCGGCGATTCCATCGAAAGGCTCAGGCAGTTCTGCCCACGCTGTGGCGATGGTGTATATCTTGCAGACCACAAGGACAGACTTACCTGTGGTAAATGCGGATACACTGAATTCAAGAAATAA
- a CDS encoding 30S ribosomal protein S24e: MDINITEDKNNALLNRREVKFDATFEGATPSRIDVKNRLAAMLNVPLELVILQKFDNSYGISAAEGYAKIYEDADRMKVVEKEYVLKRNELPEPEVVEDEASEEPAEEADSE; this comes from the coding sequence ATGGATATTAATATCACAGAAGATAAAAACAACGCACTTCTCAACAGAAGGGAAGTGAAGTTCGATGCTACATTTGAGGGTGCAACACCTTCAAGGATCGATGTAAAGAACAGACTGGCTGCAATGCTTAACGTGCCACTTGAGCTCGTCATTCTCCAGAAGTTCGATAACAGCTACGGTATATCTGCAGCTGAAGGATACGCAAAGATCTACGAAGATGCAGATCGCATGAAGGTTGTAGAGAAGGAATATGTCCTTAAGAGGAACGAACTTCCAGAACCTGAAGTTGTCGAAGACGAAGCATCTGAAGAACCAGCTGAAGAAGCAGACAGTGAGTGA
- a CDS encoding COG1361 S-layer family protein — MFKMTDSRYALPIMASLAVLLLFAAPVHAESTLPSNGEFTAANAELPDFFNFGENYYTVFGGPDVTATLIGDNEFERGDTVTLNLDLMNKGLITGFRSEEDDFYLTQLEQKLQRTEMSYESQRTTAIGIVAILTPLDPAIKVKSGPQEAGTLVSGQKTESPVRFNVEISKNAESGSYPMRLDLYYGYQKNVQINGDNETDLGITNMEVGLWYDVGGQNTTFDIFVKDEARFEVTNVSGDLYPDTEGLLYVTFENVGDLPAKDAIVRISAADPFSTTDDQAFLGTLDSGESTVAVFKLKVDDLAVPKAYALNSEIKYEDTDGHDSISDTVKIKTEILPASANDSGSGMTGIIIGAVLLIVIAGGAYFVYRSRSSNNSNDE, encoded by the coding sequence ATGTTTAAAATGACAGATTCCAGATACGCTTTGCCAATTATGGCCTCACTTGCTGTATTGTTGCTTTTTGCAGCACCGGTACACGCAGAGTCTACACTTCCATCGAATGGTGAGTTTACGGCAGCTAATGCGGAACTACCTGATTTCTTTAATTTTGGTGAGAACTATTATACCGTATTTGGTGGTCCCGATGTGACTGCGACCCTCATTGGTGATAATGAGTTCGAACGTGGTGATACCGTTACACTGAACCTCGATCTGATGAACAAGGGTCTGATCACAGGTTTCAGGTCGGAGGAAGATGATTTCTACCTTACTCAGCTGGAGCAGAAGTTGCAGAGAACCGAAATGTCCTATGAATCACAGCGAACGACAGCTATCGGTATCGTTGCTATCCTGACCCCTCTTGACCCTGCTATCAAAGTAAAGTCCGGTCCCCAGGAAGCAGGTACTCTTGTATCTGGGCAGAAGACCGAATCTCCTGTCAGGTTCAATGTAGAGATCTCAAAGAATGCGGAGTCGGGTAGCTACCCTATGCGCCTTGATCTCTACTATGGATATCAGAAGAATGTCCAGATAAATGGCGACAATGAGACCGATCTTGGAATTACTAATATGGAGGTCGGACTCTGGTATGATGTAGGTGGGCAGAACACTACCTTTGATATATTTGTGAAGGATGAGGCAAGGTTCGAGGTAACGAATGTATCCGGTGACCTATATCCTGACACCGAAGGTCTGCTATATGTTACCTTTGAGAATGTGGGTGATCTTCCTGCAAAGGATGCGATTGTGAGGATAAGTGCTGCTGATCCGTTCAGTACTACCGATGACCAGGCATTCCTGGGTACACTTGATTCCGGCGAGAGCACTGTTGCAGTGTTCAAACTAAAGGTCGATGATCTTGCAGTACCGAAGGCTTATGCACTGAACAGTGAGATCAAGTATGAGGATACTGACGGGCATGACAGTATCTCGGACACGGTGAAGATCAAGACTGAAATTCTCCCTGCATCTGCAAATGACAGTGGCTCCGGCATGACCGGGATCATTATTGGCGCAGTACTGTTAATAGTGATCGCTGGTGGGGCTTATTTTGTTTATCGCAGCAGGTCTTCAAATAACAGCAACGATGAGTGA
- a CDS encoding MarR family winged helix-turn-helix transcriptional regulator: MPSTLARILDLKKSSVTSLIDNLEKEGFVFRKDDPSDRRKVLISVTEKGIEQIRKVFNKMLSVVKMCMDDMDDEKLDKILDAQLVLIEFHRHMYDRSVELVDEKCSLESKNKQ; encoded by the coding sequence ATGCCTTCTACACTTGCCAGAATCCTTGATTTAAAAAAGAGCAGTGTTACCAGTCTTATCGATAACCTTGAGAAAGAGGGCTTTGTCTTTCGAAAAGATGATCCCTCTGATCGCAGGAAAGTCCTGATCTCTGTTACCGAAAAAGGCATTGAACAGATCAGGAAGGTCTTCAACAAAATGCTTTCGGTCGTAAAAATGTGCATGGATGATATGGATGATGAAAAGCTTGACAAGATCCTTGATGCACAGCTTGTATTGATCGAATTTCATCGTCATATGTACGATCGATCGGTCGAACTAGTCGATGAAAAATGTTCTCTTGAATCTAAAAATAAACAATAA
- a CDS encoding DNA-directed RNA polymerase: MYKRMKLADTVRVAPRLLGEDVGVSVKDALKEKLEGRVDKTLGAIVAVTDIEEVGEGHILVGDGAVYYDVVFDAIVFIPQLQEVIEGLVVETVEFGAFVSIGAMDGLLHVSQVTDDFMSYDGKNGRLLSKNGDRTLSEGDKVRARIVAVSTNEREPRDSKIGLTMRQHALGRLEWLEDARKPKSDESNE; encoded by the coding sequence ATGTATAAAAGGATGAAACTTGCGGACACGGTCCGTGTGGCTCCCCGCCTTTTGGGTGAGGATGTTGGGGTCAGTGTGAAGGATGCACTAAAGGAGAAACTTGAGGGCAGGGTCGATAAGACGCTTGGTGCAATTGTTGCGGTCACGGATATTGAAGAAGTTGGAGAAGGTCATATCCTTGTTGGTGACGGAGCGGTCTATTACGACGTTGTTTTCGATGCTATTGTGTTCATCCCACAGCTTCAGGAAGTCATTGAAGGACTTGTAGTCGAGACAGTTGAATTCGGTGCTTTTGTTAGCATAGGTGCCATGGATGGTCTTTTACACGTAAGCCAGGTCACTGACGACTTCATGTCATATGATGGTAAGAACGGCAGGCTACTTAGCAAGAACGGAGATCGTACCCTTTCAGAAGGTGACAAGGTACGTGCTCGTATAGTTGCTGTAAGCACTAACGAAAGAGAGCCAAGGGACAGTAAGATCGGATTGACCATGCGCCAGCATGCTCTTGGAAGGCTGGAATGGCTGGAAGATGCACGCAAGCCAAAATCCGATGAATCTAATGAGTAA
- a CDS encoding RND family transporter, with product MDEGAISIKNVFEKLGIFIENNTIPILIVALLFVLVSAQGAQNIAMESGTETFVEKTSQLYQDFDHLYMNIFGTEAIVIMVEDGQVNDPALLQAMDRLDHMSSTLPGVVGVQSVSSFVKDANFALTGEASLPEDKVELESLLNDYVPEGLMPDDTHTLIYVEIAGSLTDDQKQEVLREVETSVTFAEFPPDYNVIVTGEPAFMVSMNNAMMSSMGVLLGLSVVLMIVVLYLVFGHVRWRLMPLAIVLLGIIYTFGAMGYLEIPMTMVSMAAFPVLIGLGIDYAIQFHNRIEEELERGETPAEAVVDTIKHTGPAVLIALIITALGFFSLLTSSVPMIQDFAKLLLIGIVMCFLASLFVGVTVIYGLDNMQSIRKEKFGHLSLRGKNKSKTSSPGTGEPKPDILDRFLGRTTHFTIKHPFMILSIAVLLCAGGLVADTQVGIQTDTETFVPQDLPALINLGHLSDITGGEDQLNIIIKTDNVADPETLKWVDEFSSHEVDSRNNIIGAESMASVIKSMNGGMIPESESEIRSLYEQIPAQQKDRFMYGENMLLLNLNIGDVMGSIGMEGVEVLADIVREDMLWMSPPPGMTATITGSNVVFIEVIGALTSGRIFMTYLGLGLVFGGLLLIYRDLLKALVPVVTMFMVIGWSGGLMYLLGMEYNPMTATLGALILGVGSEYAVLMMERYFEEKAKGASPEEAMTEAGVKIGKAIVTSGLTTLFGFCALVASDFNMISGFGMITVIDVGLALFATFVIFPPVMVLLDNFREKRKAKKIILDRSFEDDVSTTKITKYSADPEADAF from the coding sequence ATGGATGAGGGGGCTATCAGCATAAAAAATGTATTTGAAAAACTGGGGATCTTTATTGAGAATAATACTATCCCTATACTTATAGTAGCATTATTATTTGTCCTTGTCTCTGCTCAGGGTGCACAGAACATCGCCATGGAATCTGGAACTGAAACATTCGTTGAGAAGACGTCACAATTGTATCAGGATTTTGATCACCTTTACATGAACATCTTTGGTACCGAAGCCATTGTTATAATGGTGGAGGATGGGCAGGTAAATGATCCCGCTTTGCTGCAAGCGATGGATCGGCTTGATCACATGTCTTCGACACTACCCGGTGTTGTAGGAGTACAAAGTGTTTCCTCGTTTGTCAAAGATGCCAATTTCGCTCTCACCGGTGAAGCATCACTTCCTGAAGACAAGGTCGAATTAGAGTCCCTCCTCAACGACTATGTTCCTGAAGGATTGATGCCGGACGATACTCATACACTTATCTACGTTGAAATAGCAGGCTCTTTAACCGATGACCAGAAACAGGAGGTACTGAGGGAAGTCGAAACATCTGTAACCTTTGCAGAATTCCCTCCTGACTATAATGTAATAGTAACAGGGGAGCCGGCTTTCATGGTCTCCATGAACAACGCAATGATGTCAAGTATGGGTGTATTGCTTGGGCTTTCAGTTGTCCTGATGATCGTTGTCCTGTATCTTGTGTTCGGTCATGTCAGGTGGAGGTTAATGCCTCTTGCTATTGTTCTGCTGGGTATCATATACACATTTGGTGCTATGGGCTATCTGGAGATACCAATGACCATGGTCTCAATGGCCGCATTTCCAGTACTGATCGGTCTGGGTATAGATTATGCCATCCAGTTCCATAATCGTATAGAAGAGGAGCTTGAACGTGGTGAGACGCCGGCAGAGGCAGTGGTGGATACTATCAAGCACACCGGCCCTGCTGTCCTGATCGCCCTTATAATCACAGCACTAGGATTCTTTTCCCTTTTGACATCAAGCGTACCTATGATACAGGATTTTGCGAAGCTGCTTCTCATAGGTATTGTGATGTGCTTCCTTGCTTCCCTGTTCGTAGGTGTGACTGTGATATATGGTCTTGACAACATGCAATCGATACGCAAGGAGAAGTTCGGACACTTGTCCCTGAGAGGCAAAAACAAATCAAAGACATCATCTCCCGGTACTGGAGAACCCAAGCCGGACATTCTGGACAGGTTCCTGGGTCGAACTACCCATTTCACCATAAAACATCCTTTCATGATTCTGTCCATTGCTGTTCTGCTTTGTGCCGGTGGCTTGGTGGCTGATACTCAGGTAGGGATCCAGACAGATACGGAAACCTTTGTCCCACAGGACCTACCGGCATTGATCAACCTAGGACATCTTTCTGATATCACTGGTGGTGAGGACCAGCTGAATATTATCATCAAGACCGACAATGTTGCTGATCCTGAGACTTTGAAGTGGGTGGATGAGTTCAGCTCTCATGAAGTAGATAGCCGGAACAATATCATTGGGGCGGAAAGCATGGCCAGTGTCATTAAGTCGATGAATGGCGGTATGATTCCTGAAAGTGAGTCTGAGATAAGATCTTTGTATGAACAGATACCTGCTCAGCAAAAAGACCGTTTCATGTACGGTGAGAATATGCTCCTGCTTAACCTGAACATTGGTGATGTAATGGGAAGCATTGGAATGGAGGGGGTTGAAGTCCTTGCGGATATTGTGAGGGAGGATATGCTGTGGATGTCCCCGCCTCCCGGAATGACAGCTACGATAACCGGAAGCAACGTTGTGTTCATAGAAGTTATTGGAGCCCTCACGTCAGGGCGTATCTTTATGACATACCTGGGACTGGGCTTGGTATTCGGTGGACTTCTTCTGATCTACCGCGATCTTCTCAAGGCACTTGTGCCGGTAGTGACAATGTTCATGGTCATTGGCTGGTCCGGAGGACTGATGTACTTGCTGGGTATGGAATATAATCCAATGACAGCTACACTGGGTGCACTTATCCTTGGTGTGGGTTCCGAGTATGCTGTACTTATGATGGAGAGATATTTTGAGGAAAAGGCGAAAGGTGCCAGTCCTGAAGAAGCAATGACCGAAGCAGGAGTAAAGATCGGAAAAGCGATAGTCACTTCCGGACTTACGACACTGTTCGGTTTCTGTGCACTGGTAGCTTCCGATTTCAATATGATCAGCGGCTTTGGTATGATCACTGTAATAGATGTAGGGCTTGCCCTATTCGCAACATTTGTGATCTTCCCTCCTGTGATGGTATTGCTCGATAATTTCCGTGAAAAGAGGAAGGCAAAAAAGATAATACTTGATAGATCATTCGAAGATGATGTATCAACGACAAAAATAACAAAATATAGCGCTGACCCGGAGGCTGATGCCTTTTGA
- a CDS encoding DNA-binding protein, whose amino-acid sequence MKVIIDTNGLMIPVQFKVDIFTELKRLGYDELIVPQAVINEIKILVKRYKGENRTAAKVALSLSDRCTIVERTGSADDVILQLALDTGAAVLTNDVGLVKRLKEVDVTVVRLRQKSRLDIT is encoded by the coding sequence TTGAAGGTTATAATAGATACGAACGGTTTAATGATACCAGTTCAGTTCAAGGTCGATATCTTCACAGAACTAAAACGTCTGGGCTATGATGAGCTCATTGTTCCCCAGGCGGTCATAAATGAGATAAAGATCCTGGTCAAAAGGTATAAGGGTGAGAACAGAACAGCGGCAAAGGTTGCACTATCATTATCAGACAGATGTACCATTGTTGAACGTACAGGAAGTGCTGATGATGTCATCCTTCAGCTGGCTCTTGATACAGGGGCGGCGGTTTTGACCAATGATGTCGGTTTGGTCAAACGTCTGAAGGAAGTGGATGTGACCGTTGTGCGTTTGCGCCAGAAGAGTCGTTTGGATATAACATGA
- a CDS encoding COG1361 S-layer family protein, translated as MNSAVVMAVLLTAALFAVTVVSPAAGAKEFIQPNSEFSTNYYDAYGEPDLYASVLGDTEFERGETAQVRIVLSNRGVLYGFKAKTDVDTNNGEHALSLKEIEYESLRTTAFGVKAEMVSTTDYIEVDPTTSVRTLDSLYPGVLPDDPMSFTITISDNAPAGNYMLLMPVSYEFQSQVEMTDGSTVRLGLPELDHTTFYKTRNTTLQIPLVIEPAAKFVVSEVDGELTSGQSGTINVTYTNVGEVEAADAFARIIVMKPLSSDRSVVNLGNIGPGESKTASFDLAAEISAVEKNYGIDSEIKYCDEDGEIQFSDNIIVEVPLKSRKASISITTLALAGILLIGAYMGYNTIRKMNGKK; from the coding sequence GTGAATTCAGCAGTTGTGATGGCTGTTCTGCTGACTGCAGCTCTATTTGCGGTCACGGTCGTATCCCCTGCTGCCGGAGCAAAAGAGTTCATACAGCCCAACTCTGAATTCTCTACCAATTATTATGATGCCTACGGTGAACCGGACCTCTATGCTTCCGTTCTCGGAGACACCGAGTTTGAGAGAGGCGAGACTGCACAGGTCCGCATTGTTCTCTCGAACAGAGGTGTACTGTACGGTTTCAAGGCTAAGACTGATGTGGATACAAATAATGGAGAACATGCACTGTCTTTAAAGGAGATCGAATATGAGTCATTGAGGACTACTGCTTTTGGGGTTAAGGCTGAGATGGTCTCGACCACAGACTATATCGAGGTCGACCCCACCACAAGTGTCCGGACACTTGATAGTCTATACCCCGGAGTGTTGCCGGATGATCCGATGTCGTTTACTATAACTATCTCTGACAATGCTCCTGCAGGAAATTACATGCTTTTGATGCCTGTCAGTTATGAGTTCCAGAGTCAGGTCGAGATGACTGATGGTAGTACTGTAAGGCTTGGGTTGCCTGAGCTTGACCATACCACATTCTACAAGACAAGGAACACTACCCTTCAGATTCCTCTAGTGATCGAACCAGCTGCAAAGTTCGTAGTATCCGAAGTGGATGGTGAGCTTACATCCGGACAGTCAGGTACCATTAATGTTACTTACACAAATGTGGGTGAGGTCGAAGCAGCTGATGCTTTTGCTCGGATTATTGTGATGAAACCGTTGAGTTCTGACAGGTCAGTTGTAAACCTGGGCAATATCGGACCGGGAGAAAGTAAGACCGCATCATTTGATCTTGCTGCGGAGATCTCTGCAGTTGAGAAGAATTACGGAATTGATAGTGAGATCAAGTATTGTGATGAGGACGGTGAAATACAGTTCTCGGACAACATTATTGTCGAGGTCCCTCTTAAGTCAAGAAAGGCAAGTATCAGCATAACGACGCTGGCACTTGCAGGAATACTTCTGATAGGAGCTTACATGGGATACAATACGATACGGAAGATGAACGGCAAAAAGTAA